The Vicia villosa cultivar HV-30 ecotype Madison, WI linkage group LG1, Vvil1.0, whole genome shotgun sequence genome includes a region encoding these proteins:
- the LOC131636959 gene encoding SWI/SNF complex component SNF12 homolog — MNNNSNQPKNTAAPPSFLSNSSIPVNPQPIHLLTHSQPQMQGASSSPFPGHFQLSQPQNHVISQQQPQPQFANPRAHPQTQQQQQYQPQQQYQQQQQYQPQKPFNQMSNNTNSNVASPAPATNTTTSSAKRSHHKQGSRPQGSPSGNQTSAFKTMELTPAPLRKKRNLPDNLIPEKVAKLVPESVLYTRLLELEAQIDAALNRKKIDVQEAVKSPPSFRKTLRVYVYNTFSNQTKLDGDVEEPSWSLRITGRILEGDGKDPVVEGIMKREKHLYPKFSAFFKKVTVYLDQGFYPENHVIVWDSARSSAQQDGFEVKRKGDKEFTAVIRLGVNYSPEKFMVSAPLSKVLGIEFDTRPRIMAALWNYVKFRKLQSPNDPSFFMCDASLQKVFGEEKMKFSMASQKISQHLSQPQPIHLEHKIKLSGNCPAGTACYDVQVDVPLPLEKDMSSFLTSMEKHKEIDAFDEVICSSVKKIHDHLKRRAFLLGFSQSPAEFINTLIASQSKDLKLLAGDASHNAENEQRSEFYNQPWVEDAVIRYLNRKSARTDAP, encoded by the coding sequence ATGAACAACAACAGTAATCAACCTAAGAATACAGCGGCGCCACCGTCGTTTTTGAGCAATTCATCGATTCCGGTTAATCCCCAACCAATTCATCTTCTCACTCATTCTCAGCCACAAATGCAAGGTGCTTCATCTTCTCCTTTCCCCGGTCATTTTCAGCTATCTCAACCTCAAAACCATGTAATttcacaacaacaaccacaaccgCAATTTGCAAACCCTCGTGCTCACCCTCAAACgcagcaacaacaacagtatCAACCGCAGCAACAGTATCAACAGCAACAACAGTATCAACCACAAAAGCCTTTTAACCAAATGAGTAATAACACCAACAGTAATGTGGCTTCTCCTGCACCTGCGACAAATACTACAACTTCATCTGCCAAGCGGTCGCATCATAAGCAGGGTTCGCGCCCTCAGGGTTCTCCAAGTGGTAATCAAACCTCTGCCTTTAAAACTATGGAGTTAACTCCTGCTCCTTTGAGGAAAAAGAGGAATTTACCTGATAATTTGATACCTGAAAAGGTGGCTAAGCTTGTTCCTGAATCTGTGCTTTATACTCGGTTACTTGAACTTGAGGCTCAGATAGATGCGGCTTTGAATAGGAAAAAGATTGATGTGCAGGAGGCGGTTAAAAGTCCTCCTTCGTTTAGGAAAACTCTTCGTGTTTATGTGTATAATACATTTTCGAATCAGACCAAGTTGGATGGTGATGTTGAGGAGCCGTCTTGGTCACTCAGGATAACTGGGAGGATATTGGAAGGAGATGGTAAGGATCCCGTGGTGGAAGGGATTATGAAAAGGGAAAAACATTTGTACCCAAAGTTTTCGGCTTTCTTTAAGAAAGTTACGGTCTATTTGGATCAGGGGTTCTACCCGGAGAATCATGTCATTGTATGGGATAGTGCTCGGTCGTCTGCCCAACAGGATGGTTTTGAGGTAAAGAGGAAAGGAGACAAAGAATTCACTGCGGTTATTAGGTTAGGAGTGAATTACTCGCCGGAGAAGTTTATGGTTTCGGCACCGTTGTCTAAAGTTTTAGGGATTGAGTTTGATACTCGCCCTAGGATAATGGCTGCTCTTTGGAACTATGTGAAGTTCAGGAAACTGCAGAGCCCGAATGACCCTTCATTCTTCATGTGTGATGCTTCCCTCCAAAAAGTGTTTGGGGAAGAAAAAATGAAATTCTCCATGGCTTCACAGAAGATATCACAGCATTTGTCACAACCGCAGCCTATACACCTGGAGCATAAAATCAAGCTTTCTGGAAATTGTCCAGCCGGAACTGCATGTTATGATGTGCAGGTTGATGTGCCTCTTCCACTAGAGAAAGATATGTCTTCATTCTTAACAAGTATGGAGAAGCACAAAGAGATTGATGCTTTTGATGAAGTGATTTGTTCTTCTGTAAAGAAGATTCATGATCATCTTAAGAGACGAGCTTTCCTTCTTGGTTTTAGTCAATCTCCAGCAGAGTTTATTAATACATTGATTGCTTCTCAGAGCAAGGATCTAAAGTTGCTTGCTGGAGATGCCAGTCATAATGCTGAAAATGAACAACGGTCTGAATTCTACAATCAACCATG